The Arachis hypogaea cultivar Tifrunner chromosome 19, arahy.Tifrunner.gnm2.J5K5, whole genome shotgun sequence genome has a window encoding:
- the LOC112776739 gene encoding uncharacterized protein, whose amino-acid sequence MESSNDTPVFTLKVDFGCSMECPRDVKNMLQQLKGVKSISIDSNQGKVIVVGHVSPVMLIKLLQKMGRKAQLWSFDKPTMHNTGGFSPKQRQKSQNSHCCCESSDSGEDSDTDIYNGHISCKHKDHRARRHDKKSKKRCSCKHNLRFADEYAAPPSFTGYQPQLMQGYQPYAGYQQPMLGYQPYMGYQLPLQFQSVAYTRPVPSHGYYRQVHPVPSSYWHPRYGSRFLAKQNPMFHCTSYADNYHYPV is encoded by the exons ATGGAGTCCTCCAATGACACTCCG GTTTTTACCTTAAAAGTTGATTTTGGATGCTCAATGGAATGCCCAAGGGATGTGAAGAACATGTTGCAACAACTTAAGG GAGTGAAATCTATTTCCATTGATTCAAACCAAGGGAAGGTAATAGTTGTAGGCCATGTAAGTCCCGTGATGCTAATcaagcttcttcagaagatggGAAGAAAGGCACAACTTTGGTCCTTTGACAAACCAACAATGCACAACACCGGTGGCTTTTCTCCTAAGCAAAgacagaaatcacaaaattctcatTGTTGTTGTGAGAGTAGTGACTCCGGGGAAGATTCCGATACTGATATTTACAATGGCCACATATCTTGTAAACACAAAGATCACAGGGCTCGGCGGCATGATAAAAAGAGCAAGAAAAGGTGTAGCTGTAAACATAACCTACGTTTTGCTGATGAATATGCAGCACCACCATCATTTACAGGGTACCAACCACAACTGATGCAAGGGTACCAACCATACGCCGGATATCAACAACCGATGCTAGGGTACCAACCATACATGGGATACCAATTACCATTGCAGTTCCAATCTGTGGCATATACAAGACCAGTCCCTAGCCATGGTTACTATAGGCAGGTTCATCCTGTCCCATCCAGTTATTGGCATCCACGATATGGCTCGAGGTTTTTGGCTAAACAGAATCCCATGTTCCACTGTACCAGTTATGCAGACAACTACCACTATCCTGTGTAG